A region from the Halosolutus gelatinilyticus genome encodes:
- a CDS encoding sugar phosphate isomerase/epimerase family protein produces MDIGIHTPPLYGESLEDAVAYLAGIGVDAIEPGVGGYPGDTHLPRDEFLDDEDAQAEVRELLDEHGMHISALATHNNPLHPDDEQAAAADTELREAIELADQLDVNAVTCFSGLPGGGPNDEVPNWITAPWPTEHADAHEYQWEVAVDYWSDLAEYADDHGVDLAIEMHPNMLVYEPHGLLRLREATNERVGANFDPSHLYWQGISITDAIRLLGEADAIHHFHAKDTRVYEEQAREKGVLDTAPYDDEPNRSWIFRSVGYGHGESHWKDVVSTLRMVDYDGTLSIEHEDSLTSSREGLEKAVQLLDRAIFREQPGEAYWAE; encoded by the coding sequence ATGGATATCGGCATTCACACCCCGCCACTGTACGGTGAATCGCTCGAGGACGCGGTCGCGTACCTCGCCGGCATCGGCGTCGACGCGATCGAACCCGGCGTCGGCGGCTACCCCGGAGACACGCACCTGCCCAGAGACGAGTTCCTCGACGACGAGGACGCGCAAGCCGAGGTGCGCGAGTTGCTCGACGAGCACGGCATGCATATCAGCGCGCTCGCGACGCACAACAACCCGCTGCATCCCGACGACGAGCAGGCCGCGGCGGCGGACACCGAACTCCGCGAGGCGATCGAACTCGCCGACCAGCTCGACGTGAACGCGGTCACGTGCTTCTCGGGGCTGCCCGGCGGCGGCCCGAACGACGAGGTGCCGAACTGGATCACGGCGCCGTGGCCGACCGAACACGCCGACGCCCACGAGTACCAGTGGGAGGTCGCCGTCGACTACTGGTCGGACCTCGCGGAGTACGCCGACGATCACGGCGTCGATCTGGCGATCGAGATGCACCCGAACATGCTGGTCTACGAGCCCCACGGCCTGCTTCGCCTGCGCGAGGCGACCAACGAGCGGGTCGGCGCGAACTTCGACCCCTCGCACCTCTACTGGCAGGGCATCTCGATCACGGACGCGATCAGGCTGCTCGGCGAGGCGGACGCCATCCACCACTTCCACGCCAAGGACACCCGCGTCTACGAGGAGCAAGCCCGCGAGAAGGGCGTCCTCGACACCGCGCCCTACGACGACGAACCGAACCGATCGTGGATCTTCCGTTCGGTCGGCTACGGCCACGGCGAGTCCCACTGGAAGGACGTCGTCTCGACGCTGCGGATGGTCGACTACGACGGCACCCTGAGCATCGAACACGAGGACTCGCTGACCAGTTCCCGCGAGGGCCTCGAGAAGGCCGTCCAACTGCTCGATCGGGCGATCTTCCGCGAGCAGCCCGGCGAAGCCTACTGGGCCGAGTAA
- a CDS encoding Gfo/Idh/MocA family protein, whose product MTLEVGVLGYRFMGKAHANALARLPMFFPDAPDAERSVLIGRDEAALTEAADRLGFESIATDWRDVVDEVDVFYNLGPNHVHPEPSIAALEAGTPVFCEKPLAPTLEEAERMADAAREAGVVNGCAFNYRFVPAIRYAKRLLDDGELGEIHHVRGRYLQDWLVDPDAPWSWRNDEEMAGSGALGDLGAHTVDLLRFLVGDLAGEMERVSGHLQTFVEERPVEGSDETRPVTVDDAYSAQVAFENGAMGTLEASRFANGHKNDHTIEIQGSKGSLKFSLERLNELELLREGDRGYQTILVTDADDPYVDHWWPPGHVVGWEHTFVHENYEFLSAIADDGEFAPSFEDGLAAQRVLAAIEESDERGEWVTIE is encoded by the coding sequence ATGACACTCGAAGTCGGCGTACTCGGCTACCGATTCATGGGGAAAGCCCACGCGAACGCACTGGCGCGGCTGCCGATGTTTTTCCCGGACGCTCCGGACGCCGAGCGCAGCGTCCTGATCGGCCGCGACGAGGCGGCGCTCACCGAAGCTGCCGATCGGCTCGGCTTCGAATCGATCGCGACCGACTGGCGGGACGTCGTCGATGAGGTCGACGTCTTCTACAACCTCGGGCCGAACCACGTCCACCCCGAGCCTTCGATCGCCGCGCTCGAGGCCGGCACCCCCGTGTTCTGCGAGAAGCCGCTGGCGCCGACGCTCGAGGAGGCCGAGCGGATGGCCGACGCCGCTCGCGAGGCCGGCGTGGTGAACGGCTGCGCCTTCAACTACCGGTTCGTCCCGGCTATCCGGTACGCAAAGCGGCTGCTCGACGACGGTGAACTCGGCGAGATCCACCACGTCCGCGGGCGGTACCTCCAGGACTGGCTGGTCGATCCCGACGCGCCGTGGTCGTGGCGCAACGACGAGGAGATGGCCGGGTCCGGAGCGCTGGGCGACCTCGGCGCTCACACGGTCGACTTGCTTCGGTTCCTCGTCGGCGACCTCGCGGGCGAGATGGAGCGCGTGAGCGGCCACCTGCAGACGTTCGTCGAGGAGCGACCGGTGGAAGGAAGCGACGAGACCCGACCGGTCACCGTCGACGACGCCTACTCCGCGCAGGTCGCGTTCGAAAACGGCGCGATGGGGACGCTCGAAGCCTCCCGCTTCGCGAACGGCCACAAGAACGACCACACGATCGAGATCCAAGGCTCGAAGGGGAGCCTGAAGTTCTCGCTCGAACGGCTGAACGAACTCGAACTGCTCCGCGAGGGCGATCGGGGCTACCAGACGATCCTCGTCACCGACGCGGACGACCCCTACGTCGACCACTGGTGGCCGCCGGGCCACGTCGTCGGCTGGGAGCACACGTTCGTCCACGAGAACTACGAGTTCCTCTCCGCGATTGCGGACGACGGCGAGTTCGCACCCAGCTTCGAGGACGGCCTCGCCGCTCAGCGCGTGCTCGCGGCGATCGAGGAGAGCGACGAGCGCGGCGAGTGGGTGACGATCGAGTAA
- a CDS encoding VOC family protein, giving the protein MFEKLSMVTRIVSDQEEALAFYRDKLGFEVTGDHEGPHGRFLTVAPEGDSTGLVLMSPDGFDDETAGQLETLLGNDFGLIYEVDDCRSAYETLREKGVAFRGEPEEMPWGTQAVALDTDGNEIVVQEPVASSSF; this is encoded by the coding sequence ATGTTCGAGAAACTATCGATGGTGACGCGAATCGTTTCGGACCAGGAGGAGGCGCTGGCGTTCTACAGGGATAAGCTGGGGTTCGAAGTCACGGGCGATCACGAGGGGCCGCACGGTCGGTTCCTGACGGTCGCTCCGGAAGGCGACAGCACGGGCCTCGTTCTGATGAGTCCCGACGGATTCGACGACGAAACCGCGGGCCAGCTAGAGACGCTCCTCGGTAACGATTTCGGGCTCATCTACGAGGTAGACGACTGCCGGAGCGCCTACGAAACGCTCAGAGAGAAGGGGGTAGCGTTCCGCGGCGAACCGGAAGAGATGCCGTGGGGGACGCAAGCGGTCGCACTCGATACGGACGGGAACGAGATCGTCGTTCAGGAACCCGTCGCGTCGAGTTCGTTCTAA
- a CDS encoding TetR/AcrR family transcriptional regulator: MPDPGDEFWDQFDTHEMIMEATVWVLAEEGYQGLTLRKVAERAGKNRGLVHYYFDSKDDLLRSLLDHVLEGTKRLMGIDDEDAPSEKLWTVLEFQAYGPGGVAEHGRHYHIAIHQLQALAVHDPKLRKRFTRNHTYLVDLTAEIIAEGIEDGTFRSIDPEKAAVFLLAAIDGARNQDLSLDTDSARDTTLETIAWFESELLGVSDRPN, from the coding sequence ATGCCGGATCCGGGCGACGAATTCTGGGATCAATTCGACACGCACGAGATGATCATGGAAGCGACCGTGTGGGTGCTCGCCGAGGAGGGGTACCAGGGGCTCACGCTCCGAAAAGTGGCCGAACGGGCCGGAAAAAACCGGGGTCTCGTACACTACTACTTCGATTCGAAAGACGACTTACTCCGATCGCTCCTCGATCACGTTCTCGAAGGAACGAAGCGTCTGATGGGAATCGACGACGAGGACGCCCCTTCCGAGAAACTGTGGACGGTCCTGGAATTTCAGGCGTACGGCCCCGGCGGCGTCGCCGAGCACGGACGACACTATCACATTGCCATCCACCAGCTCCAGGCGTTAGCCGTACACGATCCCAAACTCCGAAAACGATTCACTCGGAACCACACCTATCTGGTAGATCTGACCGCCGAAATCATCGCTGAAGGCATCGAGGACGGGACGTTTCGCTCGATCGACCCGGAAAAAGCTGCCGTGTTTCTCCTCGCAGCCATCGACGGCGCGCGCAACCAGGACCTCTCGCTCGACACCGATTCGGCGCGCGATACCACCCTGGAGACCATCGCCTGGTTCGAATCGGAGCTGCTCGGGGTATCCGATCGCCCGAATTGA
- a CDS encoding HD domain-containing protein gives MKIIKDSVHDHIRVEGVARDLLDTPAVQRLRRIRQLGTVSLVYPSANHTRFEHSLGVYHLACAALEHLGVEGRQAERVHAAALLHDVGHGPFSHNLESLIYRRTGRYHDDVHDLLTQGQVGDVLRDHDLVPETVADLVAGEGRFGQLVSGELDVDRMDYLVRDAHHTGVPYGTIDTGRLVRELAFVDGELVLDEGNVQTAESLLVARALMNPTVYSHSVARIGKAMLRRGTERLLDAPDADVDAATLQRMDDYDLIVALRSCEATTEFSRRLDQRDLFKRAVWAEMDDVPGGVIEADHGTIREFEREIADEAAVDPETVILDVPPRPSMTESTTRVMVNGEIRHLEQQSPLVGALRAAQHSQWRLGVYSPAGRRDRVGRAAVDVLGLDINGALVTEVRNGLDATLDQFVE, from the coding sequence ATGAAGATCATCAAGGATAGCGTCCACGACCACATCCGGGTCGAGGGCGTGGCGCGCGACCTCCTCGACACGCCGGCCGTCCAGCGGTTGCGACGGATCAGACAGCTCGGCACCGTTTCGCTCGTCTACCCCTCCGCGAACCACACCCGGTTCGAACACAGCCTCGGCGTCTACCACCTCGCGTGCGCCGCGCTCGAACACCTCGGCGTCGAGGGCAGACAGGCCGAGCGCGTCCACGCAGCGGCCCTCCTCCACGACGTCGGTCACGGCCCGTTCAGTCACAACCTCGAATCGCTGATCTACCGGCGGACGGGCCGGTACCACGACGACGTCCACGACCTCCTGACCCAGGGACAGGTGGGCGACGTGTTGCGCGATCACGACCTCGTTCCCGAGACGGTCGCCGACCTCGTCGCCGGCGAGGGTCGGTTCGGGCAACTCGTTTCGGGCGAACTCGACGTCGATCGGATGGATTACCTCGTGCGGGACGCCCACCACACCGGCGTTCCCTACGGGACGATCGACACCGGTCGACTGGTCAGGGAACTCGCGTTCGTCGACGGCGAACTCGTCTTGGACGAGGGGAACGTCCAGACGGCCGAAAGCCTGCTGGTGGCGCGGGCGCTGATGAACCCGACCGTCTACAGCCACAGCGTCGCCCGGATCGGCAAGGCGATGCTCCGCCGCGGGACGGAACGACTGCTCGACGCGCCGGACGCGGACGTCGACGCCGCGACCCTCCAACGGATGGACGACTACGACCTGATCGTGGCCCTGCGATCGTGCGAGGCGACGACCGAATTCTCCCGCCGTCTCGACCAGCGGGATCTCTTCAAGCGAGCCGTGTGGGCCGAGATGGACGACGTGCCGGGCGGCGTCATCGAAGCCGATCACGGGACGATCCGGGAGTTCGAGCGCGAGATCGCCGACGAGGCAGCGGTCGATCCCGAGACCGTCATCCTCGACGTTCCGCCGCGCCCCTCCATGACGGAGTCGACGACGCGCGTGATGGTCAACGGCGAGATCCGGCACCTCGAACAGCAGTCGCCGCTCGTCGGCGCCCTCCGGGCGGCCCAACACTCCCAGTGGCGTCTCGGGGTCTACTCGCCGGCCGGCCGGCGCGATCGGGTCGGCCGCGCGGCCGTCGACGTGCTGGGACTCGATATCAACGGGGCGCTGGTAACGGAGGTTCGAAACGGCCTCGACGCGACACTCGACCAGTTCGTCGAGTGA
- a CDS encoding amidohydrolase family protein produces the protein MEYTGTILRGREFEPVEGRLVVDGEGQIEAIEEVSVESTDIIVPAFVNAHTHIGDSIAKEAGRGLSLVELVAPPDGLKHRLLREADREELVSAMRRSLGFMQRSGTAACLDFREGDIAGVEMLDEAAADLDVEAFAFARGSIDAMRAGDGFGASGANDDAFDRERAATREAGKPFGIHAGEVDATDIDPALDLEPDFLVHMVHPESDHLERVSEQEVPIVVCPRSNLVTDVGLPPFEELAERTTLALGTDNVMLNSPSMFREMEFVAKLSSLPADEILRMATVHGAELVDRNYGALEPGREARFTVLDGDSDNLAGARDPVRAIVRRAGVDDVREVVLGV, from the coding sequence ATGGAATACACAGGGACGATTCTGCGGGGCCGGGAGTTCGAGCCGGTCGAGGGACGGCTCGTCGTCGACGGCGAGGGTCAGATTGAGGCGATCGAAGAAGTATCGGTCGAGAGTACCGACATCATCGTGCCGGCGTTCGTCAACGCACACACCCACATCGGCGACTCGATCGCGAAGGAGGCGGGCCGCGGCCTCTCGCTCGTGGAACTCGTCGCCCCGCCGGACGGGCTGAAACACCGACTGCTCCGCGAGGCCGATCGCGAGGAACTGGTCTCGGCGATGCGTCGATCGCTCGGGTTCATGCAGCGAAGCGGGACGGCCGCCTGTCTCGACTTCCGCGAGGGCGACATCGCCGGCGTCGAGATGCTCGACGAGGCCGCGGCCGACCTCGATGTCGAGGCCTTCGCGTTCGCACGCGGATCGATCGACGCCATGCGCGCGGGCGACGGGTTCGGCGCGAGCGGCGCCAACGACGACGCCTTCGATCGCGAGCGGGCCGCGACCCGCGAGGCGGGCAAGCCGTTCGGCATCCACGCCGGCGAGGTCGACGCGACCGACATCGATCCCGCGCTGGACCTCGAGCCGGACTTCCTGGTCCACATGGTCCACCCCGAATCCGACCATCTGGAGCGGGTTTCCGAGCAAGAAGTCCCGATCGTCGTCTGTCCACGATCGAACCTCGTCACCGACGTGGGACTGCCCCCGTTCGAGGAGCTGGCCGAGCGGACCACGCTCGCGCTCGGGACGGACAACGTGATGCTCAACTCGCCGTCGATGTTCCGGGAGATGGAGTTCGTCGCGAAACTCTCGTCGCTGCCGGCCGACGAGATCCTCCGTATGGCCACGGTCCACGGCGCCGAACTGGTCGATCGAAACTACGGCGCGCTCGAACCGGGCCGCGAGGCACGGTTTACGGTGCTCGACGGCGACTCGGACAACCTCGCCGGGGCGCGGGATCCGGTTCGCGCGATCGTCCGACGAGCCGGTGTCGACGACGTCCGCGAGGTCGTGCTCGGGGTCTGA
- a CDS encoding universal stress protein, with the protein MYDCILVPTDGSTEVEHALEYAFDLAREHDATVRALYVVNVAGYGGLPMETAWEGISDALYAEGEAAVERVEEIAPDDVVVETEIREGTPSRVIVEQASPENCDLVVMGTHGRGGIDRLLLGSVAERVVRRAAVPVLTVRVDENGIENGRERSRIPAE; encoded by the coding sequence ATGTACGACTGCATCCTCGTCCCGACCGACGGCTCAACGGAGGTGGAACACGCCCTCGAGTACGCGTTCGACCTCGCGCGCGAGCACGACGCGACGGTCCGGGCGCTGTACGTCGTCAACGTCGCCGGCTACGGCGGTCTCCCCATGGAAACCGCCTGGGAGGGAATCAGCGACGCCTTGTACGCGGAGGGCGAGGCGGCCGTCGAGCGGGTCGAGGAGATTGCACCGGACGACGTCGTCGTCGAGACGGAGATCCGCGAGGGGACGCCGAGCCGGGTTATCGTCGAACAGGCGTCGCCCGAGAACTGCGATCTCGTCGTGATGGGGACGCACGGCCGCGGCGGGATCGATCGGCTGTTGCTCGGCAGCGTCGCCGAACGGGTCGTCCGACGGGCCGCCGTGCCCGTGTTGACGGTCCGCGTGGACGAAAACGGGATCGAGAACGGGCGGGAACGGTCCCGCATCCCGGCGGAGTGA
- a CDS encoding biotin--[acetyl-CoA-carboxylase] ligase produces the protein MNETRRSILGALDDGPISGPELAEGLDISRAAVWKHVEELRDAGFEIESGGDGYVLAGVAAYNGPAVEYGLDAPFTVEYYDSIGSTNDRARELATAGVADVAVLADEQIGGRGRLDREWAAPAGGVWLSVVSRPSIAPARAPLYTLAAAVATTRAAREAGVDARIKWPNDVVVPVDDTAYRKLAGILTEMEGETDRVEWLAVGIGVNANIDTADLPESATSVRAEAGDVDRRVFVQRLLEEFDAYRTDLDAVVPAWREHALTIGQRVRVDRPSGELVGDAVDVTDAGALVVETDDGRVTVSAGDCEHLRPV, from the coding sequence ATGAACGAGACGCGACGATCGATCCTCGGGGCCCTCGACGACGGGCCGATCTCCGGACCCGAGTTGGCCGAAGGCCTCGACATCTCGCGGGCGGCCGTCTGGAAGCACGTCGAGGAACTCCGGGACGCCGGCTTCGAGATCGAGAGCGGCGGCGACGGCTACGTCCTCGCGGGCGTCGCGGCCTACAACGGACCCGCCGTCGAGTACGGTCTCGACGCGCCGTTTACGGTCGAGTACTACGACTCGATCGGGAGCACGAACGATCGAGCGCGCGAACTCGCGACTGCAGGCGTGGCCGACGTCGCCGTCCTCGCGGACGAACAGATCGGCGGCCGAGGTCGACTCGACCGCGAGTGGGCTGCGCCCGCCGGCGGCGTCTGGCTGAGCGTCGTCTCCCGACCGTCGATCGCGCCGGCCCGCGCGCCGCTGTACACCCTTGCCGCGGCCGTTGCGACGACTCGCGCGGCTCGCGAGGCCGGCGTCGATGCGCGGATCAAGTGGCCGAACGACGTCGTCGTCCCGGTCGACGACACGGCGTACCGGAAACTCGCCGGCATCCTCACCGAGATGGAAGGCGAGACGGATCGCGTCGAGTGGCTCGCCGTCGGGATCGGCGTCAACGCGAATATCGATACCGCCGATCTCCCCGAGTCGGCCACCAGCGTCCGCGCCGAAGCGGGCGACGTCGATCGGCGCGTCTTCGTCCAGCGACTCCTCGAAGAGTTCGACGCGTACCGGACGGACCTGGACGCCGTCGTTCCCGCGTGGCGCGAACACGCACTCACGATCGGGCAGCGCGTCCGAGTCGATCGGCCGTCGGGCGAACTCGTCGGCGACGCGGTGGACGTGACCGACGCGGGTGCGCTCGTCGTCGAGACCGACGACGGTCGAGTGACGGTTTCGGCGGGCGACTGCGAGCACCTCCGCCCGGTCTGA
- a CDS encoding DUF5786 family protein, with product MSMGTFDHEEYERREKQISSVDTSTDDRRRTFEGRLEYSDDSIDDLLARFDDVKSNAH from the coding sequence ATGTCGATGGGAACGTTCGACCACGAGGAATACGAGCGCCGCGAGAAACAGATCAGCTCCGTTGATACCAGCACGGACGATCGACGGAGGACCTTCGAGGGCCGACTCGAGTACAGCGATGACTCGATCGACGACCTCCTCGCACGGTTCGACGACGTGAAATCTAACGCACACTAA
- a CDS encoding sporulation protein: MKKVLASIGIGNATVDTVLPTDTVRPGETVTADVNITGGKVEQDIGTIRFELETRYRTEDGYQEIDIDRFTLTEGLTIKPGQEETRSVSIDIPYETPVTIGGVDVWVETELDIDLAVDPEDKDYLEVRPTPRLQTVFDAMDDLGLSLRTAECEADPYGRYAAGRRFIQEFEFKATAGRFRDSLDEVELIAQPGPDELELFVEIDRRGGLLSELADTDERKTRTTIRSTDRDVVRDEMAALIEKHV, encoded by the coding sequence ATGAAAAAAGTCCTCGCAAGCATCGGTATCGGTAACGCCACGGTAGATACCGTCCTCCCGACGGATACTGTCCGCCCGGGTGAAACTGTTACCGCCGACGTGAATATTACCGGCGGGAAGGTAGAACAGGATATCGGCACGATCCGCTTCGAACTCGAAACCCGTTACCGGACCGAAGACGGATATCAGGAGATAGACATCGACCGATTCACGCTTACGGAGGGGCTCACTATCAAACCCGGCCAAGAGGAAACCCGATCGGTATCGATCGACATTCCGTACGAGACGCCAGTGACGATCGGCGGCGTCGACGTCTGGGTCGAAACGGAACTCGATATCGACCTCGCTGTCGATCCCGAAGACAAAGACTACCTCGAGGTTCGACCGACTCCTCGCCTTCAGACGGTCTTCGACGCGATGGACGACCTCGGGCTTTCACTCCGGACGGCGGAGTGCGAAGCAGATCCGTACGGTCGGTACGCTGCCGGCCGACGGTTTATTCAGGAGTTCGAGTTCAAGGCTACCGCCGGGCGGTTCCGCGACAGTCTCGACGAAGTCGAACTCATCGCCCAACCCGGGCCCGACGAACTCGAGCTGTTCGTCGAAATCGACCGTCGTGGTGGCCTCCTCAGCGAACTGGCTGACACCGACGAACGCAAAACTCGGACGACGATTCGCTCGACGGATCGGGACGTGGTTCGGGACGAGATGGCGGCGCTCATCGAGAAACACGTCTAA
- a CDS encoding tyrosine--tRNA ligase, with translation MDTYDLITRNAEEVVTDEEVRELADDPDGKRAYVGYEPSGVLHIGHLLTANKLIDLQDTGMEVVVLLADVHAYLNGKGSFEAIRETAEQMKAQFIAYGLDENNTEFVYGSEFQLDEEYALDLHELELSTTMNRAQRAMAELQSGETAKVSHLVYPLMQALDIEYLDLDLAVGGLDQRKVHMLHREEIPDLGYEARPCLHTPIVADLTSGEGKMSSSQGVTISMEDSTEELEEKVNSAFCPPTRDPEGDLENPVLELFEYHVFPRFETVTVERPEKYGGDLTYEDYETLAADLESGELHPADAKGTLASYLDELIAPGREKLRELRD, from the coding sequence ATGGATACCTACGACCTGATCACGCGAAACGCCGAGGAGGTCGTCACCGACGAGGAGGTGCGTGAACTGGCCGACGATCCCGACGGGAAACGCGCCTACGTCGGCTACGAGCCCTCCGGCGTGCTCCACATCGGGCACCTCCTGACCGCGAACAAGCTCATCGACCTGCAGGACACGGGTATGGAAGTGGTCGTCCTGCTGGCGGACGTCCACGCCTACCTCAACGGGAAAGGGTCGTTCGAAGCGATCCGCGAGACGGCCGAGCAGATGAAAGCGCAGTTCATCGCCTACGGCCTCGACGAGAACAACACCGAGTTCGTCTACGGCTCCGAGTTCCAACTCGACGAGGAGTACGCACTCGACTTGCACGAACTCGAACTGTCGACGACGATGAACCGCGCTCAGCGCGCGATGGCCGAGCTCCAGTCCGGCGAGACCGCGAAGGTCAGCCACCTCGTCTACCCGCTGATGCAGGCGCTCGACATCGAGTACCTCGACCTCGACCTCGCGGTGGGCGGCCTGGACCAGCGCAAGGTCCACATGCTCCACCGCGAGGAGATCCCGGATCTCGGCTACGAGGCCCGGCCTTGTCTGCACACGCCGATCGTCGCCGACCTCACGTCGGGCGAAGGGAAGATGTCCTCGAGTCAGGGCGTGACGATCTCGATGGAGGACTCGACCGAGGAACTGGAAGAGAAGGTGAACTCGGCGTTCTGTCCGCCAACGCGCGATCCGGAGGGCGACCTCGAGAACCCCGTGCTCGAACTGTTCGAGTACCACGTCTTCCCCCGGTTCGAGACGGTGACCGTCGAACGCCCGGAGAAGTACGGCGGCGACCTCACGTACGAGGACTACGAGACGCTGGCGGCCGACCTTGAATCGGGCGAGTTGCACCCGGCCGACGCGAAAGGAACGCTGGCGAGCTATCTCGACGAACTGATCGCGCCGGGCCGCGAAAAGCTGCGAGAGCTGCGAGACTGA
- a CDS encoding DUF4870 domain-containing protein: MSNEHDRPTASTTQPGPALLEERTLSGIFVHLLGLGTGFVLPALVYLVAEHEFTRENARNAFNWQVIVTGVYAALFGLLGVGFVIDSMVSESSPVHYLAIAFVLVATVGLFASTLVFLANFAFGLIAMGKATFGSAWSYPLAPDTVGWLSATLGSDVDWRKFLVPHVLVAPATGVYLGWLFVDPSSESDAVFFAGFGLVLALLLTSVLTPGVLVRDTNAVAATSSSWQPSWLAYVGGPTILAALTYVVAAVQFNSENPAGDAIYGFAGALWIAVIVYLFRRYRHAESP, encoded by the coding sequence ATGTCCAACGAACACGACCGACCGACGGCATCGACGACGCAACCAGGACCGGCCCTCCTCGAGGAGCGAACGCTCTCGGGGATCTTCGTTCACCTCCTCGGCCTGGGGACCGGATTCGTCCTCCCCGCACTCGTGTATCTGGTCGCCGAACACGAATTCACGCGCGAAAACGCCCGGAACGCGTTCAACTGGCAGGTAATCGTTACCGGCGTATACGCCGCGCTCTTCGGCCTCCTCGGGGTCGGATTCGTCATCGATTCTATGGTTTCCGAGAGTTCGCCCGTCCACTACCTCGCGATAGCGTTCGTGCTCGTCGCCACGGTAGGACTCTTCGCGTCCACGCTCGTCTTTCTGGCGAACTTCGCATTCGGGCTGATCGCGATGGGGAAAGCGACCTTCGGGAGTGCGTGGTCGTACCCGCTCGCGCCTGACACCGTCGGCTGGCTCTCAGCAACGCTTGGCAGTGACGTCGACTGGCGGAAATTCCTCGTTCCCCACGTCCTCGTCGCGCCGGCCACGGGTGTGTATCTCGGCTGGTTGTTCGTCGACCCCAGTTCGGAAAGCGACGCGGTGTTTTTTGCCGGGTTCGGCCTCGTACTGGCGCTTCTCCTCACCTCCGTGCTCACGCCGGGCGTGCTTGTCCGGGATACGAACGCCGTCGCGGCGACGAGTTCGTCGTGGCAACCGAGTTGGCTCGCGTACGTCGGCGGTCCGACGATACTCGCCGCGCTCACCTACGTCGTGGCGGCGGTGCAGTTCAACTCCGAAAACCCGGCCGGAGATGCGATCTACGGCTTCGCAGGCGCGCTCTGGATCGCCGTGATCGTCTATCTGTTCAGACGCTACCGTCACGCCGAATCGCCGTAG
- a CDS encoding 4-phosphopantoate--beta-alanine ligase has protein sequence MTDYETVSAEVEDEEEIPEDHPRYQDLLTRHRIEKGVEKGITHLQGMHAEGRASAFDYLLGEETIPSADEAERAAAAHLLLADRPVLSINGNVAALVPGEMVALAEATGADLEVNLFNRTPERIAAIADHLREHGAEDVKGIEADAQIPNLDHQRAKVDADGIYAADVVLVPLEDGDRAEALDAMDKTEIVIDLNPLSRSPRVADVPIVDNIIRAVPNMTDHARELADADEAELREIIEAFDPEAALEESEARIRNGF, from the coding sequence GTGACCGACTACGAGACCGTCTCGGCGGAGGTCGAGGACGAGGAAGAGATCCCTGAGGACCACCCGAGATACCAGGACCTGCTCACCCGCCACCGAATCGAGAAGGGCGTCGAGAAGGGCATCACGCACCTGCAGGGGATGCACGCGGAGGGGCGCGCCAGCGCCTTCGACTACCTGCTCGGCGAGGAGACGATCCCCAGCGCGGACGAGGCCGAGCGGGCGGCCGCGGCCCACCTGCTGCTCGCCGATCGGCCGGTGCTCTCGATCAACGGTAACGTGGCGGCGCTCGTCCCCGGCGAGATGGTCGCCCTCGCCGAGGCGACGGGTGCCGACCTCGAGGTCAACCTCTTCAATCGAACGCCGGAACGGATCGCGGCGATCGCCGACCACCTCCGCGAGCACGGCGCCGAGGACGTGAAAGGGATCGAGGCCGACGCTCAGATTCCGAACCTCGACCACCAGCGGGCGAAGGTCGACGCCGACGGGATCTACGCCGCCGACGTGGTGCTCGTCCCGCTCGAGGATGGCGATCGGGCCGAAGCGTTGGACGCGATGGACAAGACGGAGATCGTGATCGACCTCAACCCGCTGTCGCGATCGCCGCGGGTCGCCGACGTGCCGATCGTCGACAATATCATCCGCGCGGTGCCGAACATGACCGACCACGCGCGTGAGTTGGCCGACGCGGACGAGGCGGAACTCAGGGAAATTATCGAGGCGTTCGATCCGGAGGCTGCGCTCGAGGAATCTGAAGCGCGGATCCGAAACGGATTCTAA